The Podarcis muralis chromosome 16, rPodMur119.hap1.1, whole genome shotgun sequence genomic interval gcgcagaagtgctctattgcGCTGCGtgcgtgcgcagaagcagcacctcAGGAAACAGACTTTTCAGGGTAAGTACAGCCCCCCGGGATGAATTAAGTGCGGCAAATGAATGTGTGGCATGGATATCATCACTTGAGATCATCCTAAGAAACCACCTGACCTCTGCACAGTTAAGTCGTATTCATCTAGTAGTGCCTACATGAATTCAAGCTTTTCGTGTCAGTTCTCTGAAAGGCTTTTTCCTGTTGAAAGCAGAGGGGCTCCTGCAATTCTGCAAAAAACATTTCCGCTTCACCCAGTGAGAATTAATATGATTCATTCATTCTGAATTTCATAATCTTAAACGTTTGTGATGCTTTAAGGATTCCCTTGTACGATGGCTTCGTATGTCTCTTTTGTGGTTTGCAAAAACTTTTAGGAACAAAATACGCCAGCACTTTCAGTCCTAATATCTTTTTGCTGTTTGGTGTGGTAGCAGCTGAATGGAGCCCCCATCTTCTGGAGAAGTCTACCTCCGAATACTCTGTGTGCTGGGAGGGCAGGGAAGGGAgggtgtgctcccccccccccccctgcttgtcAGCTTTCTGGAAGCTTCCGGCCAGCTGTtgttggaaacaggatgttgAAGCAGATGGGCTTTGGGGTCTGATTTCGCAAAGCTGGCCCTGTGTTTTAATCGCTTATATGCTGGCCAGCCGCTGTTATTGTAACTCTGCACACAAAAAAAACCTTGTGGGAAAGGAGCATTGAAATGGAGCGCTCTAAAGCTACATGTTTTGATTTGAAGCTTGCCTTCGGAGCCTGTATGAAAAGGGCGGCTCAGCTCTCGCATGGCTTCCTGCGATGGGCAGGATGTGGAGAATGCTTGAACTCCCTGCCTCTGTCAACAGTGTCGCCAGATTGAGCCTAATGGCTCGTCTAagtccaacatcctattctcacagaggccaaccagtgGGACAGACaccccttcattggaggtttgtaaACAGAGCTCAGCTGGCCATCTTGcagggatcctttagctgtgattccttgcattgcaggactagagtgtgatggcctgggactcgggcttggaaccagaggagtctcagtctgcaccggatcctttgcctcaggcggcagctgaACCAAGCCGACAatgccaattggtgccaaagaaagatagaacattctttatgtacgctacaacagcagcaagaatactcattgcaaagtattggaagacacaagatctacccaccttggaagagtggcagatgaaggtgatggactatatgggactggctgaaatgactggcagaatccgagaccaggggaaagagacggtggaagaagattggaagaaatttaaaatttatcttaagaaatattgtaaaattaatgagtgctaaaacgTCGAGGTTATAGAGAATAGGGGATTACAGCTGTAAAAGattaagtaaaagaaaagaataagggAAAATTAGATAAGAttaaggggaaggatttgctgaaataaatcTGGGAAttggaatgcagaaaggggaggtatggggaagtcggtgaaGTAAGGTTTAAGGGGGGGGAAAGGTTGTGAAAgtatacatgtttgtttttatgtttgtatgtctgtattgtgtattgtttgtgtttaattgtgaaaaaaacaataaaaaatttatgACAGACAGGCGGcagctgaaccaagtctggggcccgatcctgaagagtcccagtctgcacaggttcccctgcaacaagcaccagctgggccgagtcaggggcctgagcctgccctgactccagatgcagggattccctcgttgccttcagctgggccatcacttacagctgctccactaccagttgggtcaggagaggctgaggcggcctctgggtctagtaacccaccgacatctcccgagctgcagagactaaggtctgagagaaggagagacctgagtacttgcaggaggagtgttcaccttcgggcgagacagggaggtgagtcgccgggggatcaggaccagccgataccccgacaaagataaaaggctgtcggaccccgccccaggttgcgggagcaacattgctgtgtgCCTGAGATCCcatacctgtccttgcctggtttcctgccttggccctgttggactgactcccagTGGAACCTTTGGATTATGGACTGGTCCTTGACcgcgtttcacgggttacccccaggcccagcacacagAGGTCCCTTGAGGCCTCttcccaattctatgattctacaaccaGTTGCCTTCTGGGACATATACTAGCAGGCCCTTAGTGCGGTAGACCTCTGCTAGTGCGCAGTGTTCAAAAtgagccaggcacattttgcacccagctattggccacttgcgaccaagtgaggATGCCTGGGGGCTAGGAGGgggcctgacatctccaccatctgggaatcattggatctggaccgtttccacacactaataccccatcctgtagaattctgtcaGTTATATTTTTTCCTGCACAACCGGAAagcatttctggaaccaaaatgctttttttctgtgCCAGTCTGAGCAGGAACTGCGAATGGCATTCTAGTGAATTGTTGTCGCTGGTCTTCACTTAGCCCACATGGCTGCCCTGATCACGGTTGTGAAGAATATCCCGGCGTTATGAATGGCCCGTGtcgccattaagaaaaagaggtcaagATAAGCCAATATacatgtggactgtccctgggtcAAGTGActttgcttctttcagttctTCTTAACCGAGCTCAAAGTtgccatctgaactagccagatgtttaactgagaatcaatcacagtcagtccattatttgaaaaataagacttgagagcagtcttgccccaaaatggcaactagaccttctgttttggtgactgtacctttggtttaaggagccatttggcacttagcttacagtggtacctcgggttaagtacttaattcgttccggaggtccattcttaacctgaaactgttcttaacccgaataccactttagctaatggggcctcctgctgccgccagagcacgatttctgttctcatcctgaagcaaagcacttaacccgaggtactatttctgggttagcggagtctgtcacctgaagcgtatgtaacccaaggtaccactgtatatatctgaatttctaacactggccaAGAGTACCTCTGAGCACCCACAGatagcacacacacagaggcttgatgatgaggatgatgattaataatttataccccactcatctggctgggtttccccagccactctgggcagcttccaagaaaatataaaaaatacaacaaaacatcagacattaaaaacttccctaaagaaaaAGGCTTGTGGAAAGCAAGACCTCCAAGCACTGTTCACAGCTCTCTCTTTTGACCAAAGGATCAATATTGACCCAGGCAGTTACTCATTGCCTATGGAGGTTAGGCAACCCATTTTGCTTACAAAAGTTAGGTTGGGCCCACATAGCAGTAGAAGGGACAGGAAGACAACGTGCAAGATGACCAACGTCTCAGAAATATTTCCCAGTCCGGAGAAGACCCTATTTGACAATAAAAAACGACCACACTTGAAAAGATAGTCAACAACAGGCCTACAGCTTTGAAGGAACCACGTGCTTGGGGTCTCATACGATAAAATCCCAAGGTTAATTACCTTATCGTGTTGACAATAGTTTACCCCACCTCAGATCCTAGTTATCTCTAGGAGAGATAAGTGATGCAGTGGGCCAGGGCCAAACCTTAAGAGTTTCACAGCCTTGGAGTTGAAAGGCGGAAGAGGCAATTAGAATGAAGCCAAGCGGCCAATTATCCAAAGAGATCTGGGCTGGGCAAGCAACTAGGTTTATTTAATCCAGAGACAGGACAGAATGCAGCAATTCTCAGGAGGTGGAGATAAACGAAGGCACCACGGGAAATACCATTTGAAGAAGTAGCTGTATGTGTAAAGCCCCTCAGTTATTCTAGGGCTCGTAACAGGCAGCCTCCAGTTATTCCTGaggattttaaatttatttttaaggcaGGGCAGGCACAAACACTGCAGCGTTCTAGAATAGTAGGGTTGACTAAACAGAGATGGGGACAGCAAAGGAAGCCAAATCTAGCCAGATCAAGTGTTTCTTACCCCAACTGATGAGACAGGAGTGGAGAGAGGCCCTCATTCCACTAATAAagggtaattttaaaaaattaagcctGCCCTACAGGCTCGGCTACAAAGGATCCATTGACCACCATattcaaagcagcagcaaacGACAACAACAATTGACTGACATCTCGCTCTTGCTCTGCCAGCAGTCGCCAGAAGGAAGAGTCGCTTCTGAAGGGTCGGGATGGGGGAAGCAGCAGTTGGTGGTtcctaggagccaactcctaggggcccgaGGTCCCTCAGGCCTCTCCCCATTAAAATAtctgatgggcactgccattcaaatagtaTGCGTGGGCCGCGTCTTGGGATCGATTATGTGGggaggggcttacctgcccctccaATATTATATTCAAGTTGGTTTattaaaagtgggggggggggttggggatgGCAGAGAGACCAGCACCCCGcaatggcagtacagtggtacctcgggttaagtacttaattcgttccggaggtctgttcttaacctgaaactgttcttaacctgaagcaccactttagctaatggggcctcctgctgccgctgcaccgccagagcacgatttctggtctcatcctgaagcaacgttcttaaaccgaggtactatttctgggttagcagagtctgtaacctgaggcgtctgtaacccgaggtaccactgtaccaggggcAAAAGCAAACCCAACAGCAGAGAGCCGAGAAGACGGCCGACTTCCAACTTCGGACTTACCACGGGAGGGTAGTGGGAGGTGAAAACCCCTCTGCTCACCCCTCGGAGGGACTGGGGGCAGGTAAGCTACGAGGACCCCCCCCCTCAAGACAACGGGCAGGGGGTCAAGGAGTTCAACGCCCCAGGGGAAATCCTGCTCCCTCCCCGAGTCCCCGGTCCGTATCCGGGTAAAGAGCCCCTTTTACCCCGGAATGGGCATCACCACcccgggggaggggaggagaaaccGCGaggcccccccgccccccccccgccagacgCACCTGGAAGGGATTCCCCGTCTCCCCCTCGAAGGGGTTTCCCCCGCCGTTCAGGGCCATGCCTGCCCGTCCTGCCCTCCCTCCGCCGAGCGTTCGACTGCGTCGCCTCGCCTGCGATGCTCAAGGCCCATTGGCTGCCGAGGTTCTGCGCGTCACccgcagagagggaggggattcCTACGCACGTGACTGAGAGGAAACGGAGGAAGTGGAGCCGTGACGCCCAAAGGGAGGTGTCGCGCTCGcggaggatgatgggagatgtagttctctACAGAGCTTGAGCTTAAGAGGGGACTGGGCGCAGGGCATGCTGGGGGCTGTAGTCCCATATAGGGTACGGGGGAAAGCTGCTGAAGTGCAACGAAAAGGGTATCAGTCTTGCTCCGCACCAGGGGTTAGGCAACATGGagctgatggactccaactcccatcagaacccagccagaatggccggcggctaggcatcatgggagttgtagtttctggattacaactcccatcgtccgtagccattggctgtgcttgttggggctggtgggagttggagtccagcaacagattCTGTGCCCTACACACGTTGCTAAGCACATGGCTCTTCCAcaaaatcctgggaattgtagtttgttgaggatgctgggaattgtagctctgggaactgcagttcccaggtttTTCCAGGGGaagccgtgtgctttaaatgtatgacataGGCGCAGCCTACGTTTCCAGAAATGGCTACTTAGATCAGTGATGGCCTCCAGGTGACCAGTTTGTTGAGCGTTCATTCTGATTTCTTGCACTATTTTTTGTAGGGCAACTGTACAATGCCAGCTGCTTATTAAGTATTAATTTTATTGCACAAAGTCTGGTGCACGTATATGTCTGTGTGTTGTAGGGAGTGTTGTCCTGTAAGAGCACCAGATCTACTTTAAGTGAGCAACCTGAATTTGCAGGCATTCAATGGAATCAATCCATACCCCAGCAAAATAGCAGGAGTCTGGAAGCATTCCCGGTCTTGCTTTTGAGCTGCAGTCTGGTGCTGTCAGCTTACTGGGTAGGGCTCAGGGAATGTGCTCCCTTTTCAAACAATTCACCTctgactctctctttctctctctctccttcctgcccTGTTTCCTCCCAGCTGCCTCTCTCCTACAGCTCCACCCTCCACGTTTCTGATTATCCCCACAAGCTTTATGAAGCTGCAAGAATGAACAACAGCCTGGGCCAAATCTCCTTGTAATGGAGAATTAACAAGAGCCCCTCTTCAGATCATAATTCTTATTGCTACCAAGAATATGCAAGAATGACAACAAGAGCAAAAGATCAACTGTTTTATTGAGACAAGGGACTCTGAACCCACAACATCACCCCAAAGACAGCAGGAACGTGGACTGTCAGGAGATGGACCATCTTGCCCAGGATCACCCAACCTGGCTGGTGGCCGCTCCCCAAAGCCCCAAGCACAGATCCTTCTCCTCCCACACTGCCCAAAATCCCAGCACCCAAAGACACTGGAGGACTGAACCGTGGGCCTTGTGCACAGCGCTGATGTCCTCTGCCACTGGCCAGCTGAGTTCTACTTGTGGCCGCTTTAGAGCAGCCGCGTTCATGGTGGTACCACGGATTTTCTTCTTCAATAGACTTTTGATACAAAGATCTTGAAGGACCTAACACTGGCAAGGGCAACCAGGCTGTGTGGAAGGAGCCATCTTAGGGAACCTCCCAGAAGAACGTAAACAGTGGCCATGCAGCCGGTTCCAGGTGGCATCATCCTTGATGGGGCCCAACCACTTGTCCCATCAGAAAGCCAGAGAGTCTCCTACAGCAACGGCAGGGAAGCTCTGTCTTACGGGCTTCACGAGACCCACCAGGACACCCCCATCCAACCCACAAGTCCTGGGCTACAGAACCAAGACAGCCTTGAGTTTGGTGGACGCTGGGCCCATGTCAAGACCGTGGAGGGGCTTTGAGGTCCAGCGATCCACAGTCGCGCATCCCGGTGAATAATAACTCCTGTGTCCGCTGGAGTGAGGGTCCTTGGAAGCGGGGCTCACTCACATGATGGGGCACTGCACCGGGCGCTGCAGGGACTGCACGGCGCTCGCTGCCGTCACCCGCAAGGCGCTGAAATCCAGACCACCCAAGCTGGAGAAGATGGAGCTGGGATCTGTGGTAGCTTTGGGCTTCACAATAGCCAGGAGGTCCTGGGGGAGTTTCGTCTTGTTCCCAACCGCTTCCAGCTGCTTCTTATCTGTCCGGTtctgggagaggaagaaaggggtgCAGGGTGAAATTAATGCTGGACCATGGCTGTCACCCTTTGGGACTGGTAGGATGGAAGgcaaggagcccaacagtagATGGCGCCAGTGGCAGGCAGAGCTGGCTAATGATGGCTTTCTCGCCACCCTCCCCTCTCTGTTGACTTCTACAAGGACAacgctgagactaaggaggagggacCCTTTCCACTTAAGATGCATTGTCTTGATTCACGTGTAATGCTCAACCATAGCTAATGCTAACCACAGTTAATGTAGAAGCACCTGACAATCGCTTAAACCTTGGTTTCTTGTGTCACAGGCTAGttaaatgcaccagcaggagcagCTGAGCCTTCAGAGTGGTTTTGATAGTTTTGTGGATCTGTAGCTGTTCGGCAGCGATGACTCCTTAACCGTTCTTAAGGAGGGCATCCAGGTTTGCGCATAATACTATGGTTAACATTAACTGAGGTGTAGGAAGGAAGCAACGGCAAACCTTGGTCTACAAGAGACTGTTAGCCATAGTCAGTAAACAGTAGTTAGCTGGGGAGCTGGGCTCACAtataacactaaactgtggtttagcaaACCATGGTTCAGCAAACTGTGGTTCAGCAAACTGGTTTAGCAAACCCTGGTTTAGGTCACTAACTATGGGGAAATGGAGTTTGGAATGCCACAGTTAggacaccaccaccaagaagtccCTTCCCCTGCAGCCAGTTGTTTAATCTCCGGATATGGGGACCAAGGAAGGCCCCGTTAGAGACAGACAGGGCAAGATGTGTCAGGGAGAAGGCAAATCTTACCTTGGGCAGCTGGTATTTCTGCCGGAGGTGGGCCCTCATGGTGGCCCGCTCAGCCTTCTGTTGAGCAAAGGCTGCGTCCCGTTTGCTCCTGGAGGAAAAAGAGAATCAAGATGAGCCACTCAAGCACACGAATGAGatgcttctggaggaggtgggctCGCCTCCTTTGTGGAATTTGTCAAAAGTTTGGACGAGCAACTGCAGGTGTTTTTGTGTGGGTGCTAGACTTCATCCGTGTGTTTTCCATCATTGCAGTCAAGCGCAGAATTAGCACACACAAAATTGGGTAATAGGGAAATCTTGAGAAATCTTAGCAtcatcttcatttttaaaaaacgggtttctagtccttatggatgAAAGGATAGGCaaattcctaggggctgaggtcccttcgcgcgccccccataaaatatttgagggggcaagccccccacccacccaagttgatgggcattgccattccaatGGTGGGTGAGTACCGTGTATTGTGAtaaattatgcagggcggggcttacctgcccccgaATATTTTATTCAGATGAGCACCTCTGGGCCACACCCCTCAGCAGTCTTACTTTTCACCCTCCTAGGGTGCTGGAATATGTCCCTGACCTCTGACCATGCCTggctggaggacagagagggccatttgtgcgtgtgtgtggaaactagcaCAAAGTGAAATTTACATCCGTTGCCccgcctacttttgcctctggccccacccaccactgcatGTGGCCCCCGAGAGGTTGCCCAGAagcgaatgtggccctcaagttgAACCTCCTGGCTTAGGGTTTTGAGATACTCGGTCAGGAAAGGAGTAGAGGGACTCTTACTTGTGCTTTTCGCTGATCGGCTTCTTCAGAGCCGGAGGCTGCGCTCGATTCTTGCTGTGGCACCTTTGGGAGCTGATGCCCTTCTCCCTGGGGAAGTCGGCCGAGACACAGCACAGCAGCTGTCTGGCCGGCACTCCAAACGCCGATTTCACTGCGGACTCCATAGGGAGGACTGCTGGAATGCAGGGCAGAGAAAAGGGAGGGAGCAAGGATAAACATGGCACCTCACAAtgtgaaattttttttaaaaatgagcattTTGCGGGGAACCTGTCAGAATTCCTTTGCCAGATGACTAAaacaatacagcggtacctcgggttacagacgcttcaggttacagacgcttcaggttacagactccgctaacccagaaatagtacctcaggttaagaactttacctcaggatgagaacagaaatcgcagcgcagcggcagcgggaggccccattagctaaagtgttacctcaggttaagaacagtttcaggttaagaacggagctccagaacgaattaagttcttaacccaaggtaccactgtatttaaaaggaaaaaatgtgttttaatgaCGATTCCAGTTTATTTCAGATTAAGCGCCCTGGATAAAGTCCTTGATTCCATTCCACTCTCTGCCACGAATGCAGTTTAGGATCAAGGTTTTTGTGGGTGCTAAGGCTGGGCGATTTATCGATCTATCAtcccaaactggtttgaagtccatatcgtgataacggtttcataatttctgacatggcaatatattgtgaatcgtggggtcagtgtgtgtgtgtgtgtgtgtgtgtgtgtgtgtgtgtgtgtgtgctatgcaaaaatcatgatgcAGGAAAACCCGTGAAGTCGTCCAATGCCTCTACTTACATGtaactccatccttatttcagacatcatgatatatcggtatatcacaatgtttagctggtcatatatcacgatgttgaaaaccagatatcgcccagtccTCGGGAGTGCAATTTGTTGTCTGCAGGACAAGAGCAGCTATTTTATCTGTATAAGCTCTCCATCGTAGTACAAGGAGAGAGAACCAGTGCCCCACTCACACAGAGTTTCAGAAATATTATTTGAAGCTatataaggggacgcgggtggctctgtggtaaaccactgagcctcttgggcttgccgattggaaggtcagcggttcaaatccccgcaacggggtgagctcctgttgctcggtccctgctcctgccaacctagcagttcgaaagcccatcaaagtgcaagtagataaataggtaccactccagcgggaaggtaaacagcgtttccgtgcgctgctctggtttttccagaagcggcttagtcatgctggccacatgacccagaaaaactgtctgtggacaaacaccagctccctcggccagtaaagcgagatgagcgccgcaaccccagagtcgtttgtgactagacttaactgtcaggggtcctttatctttacctttaggaGAATAAAGGGCCCTTTGGGCTGAGAAtctgcggggtgtgtgtgtgtgtgagaatctATCCCAGTTAGTTTCCTCACAGCGATATTTGCAGCAAAAAGGAAACTCTTGCAAAACCTTCACAGGTGGAAGAAATTAAGAATGTTATTTGTAATATGAAGTGGGGGGGCCAGGCAGTTTCCCCATGGAATAGTCTCTGACATATTCCGTAGCCCAAATCATATGAATAAGCCAAGACCGCTCTCTTTGAAGATCCTTCTGGTCCAAATCCTGTTTGAAGATCAAGACACATATCCCCTCAcagaaggcagaggaggaggaaccatgAAGCTGCCAGTTCTCTGCAGTGAGGAGGCATTCGCAGGTCCCTAGAAGAACATAAGACCCACCtgattgctggatcaggccagtggcccatcaagtccagcattctgttctcacagtggcccaccagatgcctgaggtaaaccctcaagcaggattcgaacacaagagcgaCTCTCCTCACTTGCGGTTCCCAGCAATGGGGACTCAGAATCATTACTGTATCCAGCTGTGAGATCCATActtagaggagacccattgaaatcagttgaAATCCACTGATTTCTAGGAGCCTGCTTGGAGTATGGCTTCACCAGATCTCACCCAGTAGACGCTGGGCTTCCCAATCCAGCAAGGATCTTCTGGCATGCTCTCACCCAAGCCCTAAGTGGGCTACTTTTTCCCCATCGAGGGCCGCATTCCCTCAGGAAGAATCTTTTAAGGGCCTCATGCTGGGAGCAAGTCAGACCCAATTATCGCTGGAGCCAGAGATGCAAAAATATTCCAGGACAACTAATCTGGGATGAAGATCACCCTGCTTCAAATTTCACCACATATTAAGAATTCTCAGTCTTTCatatcctccagcatttctccgatgaaaatagggacgtcctattccataataataattttattacttatacctcgCCCATTTGACTGAGTTGTTCCAgctactctgagcggcttccaacatatataacaacataataaaacatgaaacatttaaaacaggggtcagcaaactttttcagcgggggggctggtccactgtccctcagatcttgggggggggggggtggactatcttttgaaaaataataatgagcaaattcctatgccccacaaataacccagagatgcattctaaataaaagcacacattctactcatgtaaaaacacgctgattcccgaactgtctgcgggccggatttagaaggcgattgggccgggccttagtttgcctacgcgtgatttaaaaaatacagggctaccttcagctGTCTTGtaaatgttgtatagttacttacagtgcttttttctgggggtatgcatacccctaaacattttttgaatctgtctacttttgtccatttactgtatttattttccctgatttgaactataaaatggtgatttcacTGGGGCAAAATGActcaagaacattttaaaaaaaaagcactgattacgtATCTCCTTATCACATAACTCcagaccccccaacatttctccaatgaaaacagggatgtcctgaCCTAAGGTAAAGCGGGACattacaggatcaaatcagaaaccgggatggcttctataaattGGTGACCgtcgctggaaaatagggacacttggagggtctggttttTGTGCAGGCTTGACTCTCAGGAAAGTACGGACAAAACCCAAGGACTCAGCCTCTGGAAGCCAGAAACGTACAGGCACATCCCAGCTCCTACTGGCATCTTCTCACCTGAATATTGCCCCATTCCGTAAACTCACCTGGGAACCTGGGAGTCTTTTGTGCTTCTGTCAGGCATAGGTAGCTTTCTGGTCTTCTCTCTCCAAGTGCCCCAGAAAGAAGATTAGAATTTGTGGGCAGCTCAAGCTATTTAAACAGGGATCAGAAGCGACGCAAAGACTCCGGCTGACGCCAAGCTGTCTCTGATCCACCTGGGTGACAGTCAGGCCATCCAGATGGCACCTTGAGCAAAACGTCCGCTGGCTTGCCGTGTGGGACACCCGGCACGTGCTGGCAGCCTGCGACACACTGCTCCATTTCCAAGGTATCTCAAACAGCTTGCTGGGGGATAGAGGAATTagcttcatttttgttttgttttccaaattgcaagttcctagtcctcatTGCTTGCTCcaaaagaggaaaacaaagcGATTGCCAAGGACTGATATCAGTACAAACCCGGCACATTTGTatttctagttcagtgtttctcaaacttgggtctccagctgtttttggactacagctcccatcagccatagctagcaaggtcagggatgatgggaattgtaatccgaaaacagatggagacccaagtttgggagacaCTGTTCTAGTTTATATATGGTCAAAACACATCTGGCCACATCACTCTTCCGAATTttaactttccttttttttatttgtttgcttgaatGTCACTTCAGTAATTGAATTGTATTATTCAAGAattcacagggacgcgggtggcgctgtgggtaaaacctcagtgcctaggacttgctgatcgcatggtcagcggttcgaatccccgcggcggggtgcgctcccgtcgttcggtcccagcgcctgccaacctagcagttcgaaagcacctctgggtgcaagtagataaatagggaaggtaaacggcgttccgtgtgctgcgctggctcaccagatgcagcttgtcacgctggccacgtgacccgcaagtgtctgcggacagcgctggctcccagcctctagagtgagatgagcgcacaaccctagagtctggcaagactggcccgtacgggcaggggtacctttacctttattcaagaATTCACAGATtcacagacttgtagagttgggagagaccacaagggtaatctattccaaccccctgcaatgcaggggtcttttgcccaatgtggggctgaaACCCACGGCCCTCAGTTTgtcccatgctctaccaaatgagctat includes:
- the LOC114586054 gene encoding complexin-3-like — translated: MESAVKSAFGVPARQLLCCVSADFPREKGISSQRCHSKNRAQPPALKKPISEKHKSKRDAAFAQQKAERATMRAHLRQKYQLPKNRTDKKQLEAVGNKTKLPQDLLAIVKPKATTDPSSIFSSLGGLDFSALRVTAASAVQSLQRPVQCPIM